The following are encoded together in the Pyramidobacter piscolens W5455 genome:
- a CDS encoding helix-hairpin-helix domain-containing protein, which yields MENRTKISLCVAGAIFCIGCAGAAVQIFRGSWQDEAPTTAAGPALWLQAPSYKQPASSPPGHYAYITGAVSHPGVYPISADARVFQLVEAAGGFRFDADQSQVNLAAPIRDGAHVHVKAAALAPRASAKSASSQDGKRESGTQYVYVNTATEEELCALPGVGPATARKIIEYRQTHGPFHSAEALLEVSGIGKGKLGHMQTLLRF from the coding sequence GTGGAGAATCGGACGAAAATTTCTTTGTGCGTCGCCGGAGCCATATTCTGCATAGGCTGCGCCGGCGCCGCGGTGCAAATTTTCAGGGGAAGCTGGCAGGACGAAGCGCCGACGACAGCCGCGGGGCCCGCCCTGTGGCTTCAGGCGCCGTCCTATAAGCAGCCAGCTTCGTCTCCGCCTGGACATTACGCCTATATCACCGGCGCCGTTTCCCATCCGGGCGTTTACCCTATCTCGGCGGACGCGCGGGTCTTTCAGCTCGTGGAAGCGGCCGGTGGTTTCCGCTTCGACGCCGATCAGTCGCAGGTCAACCTCGCCGCGCCGATACGCGACGGCGCGCATGTCCACGTCAAGGCCGCCGCGCTCGCGCCTCGGGCTTCAGCCAAGAGCGCTTCTTCTCAAGACGGGAAACGGGAGAGCGGAACCCAGTACGTCTATGTCAACACGGCGACGGAAGAAGAGCTGTGCGCTCTTCCCGGCGTCGGCCCGGCCACGGCCCGAAAGATCATAGAATATCGCCAGACCCACGGACCTTTTCATTCCGCCGAGGCGCTGCTGGAAGTTTCCGGCATCGGCAAAGGCAAGCTGGGCCATATGCAGACGCTGCTCCGGTTTTGA